A DNA window from Clostridia bacterium contains the following coding sequences:
- a CDS encoding FdtA/QdtA family cupin domain-containing protein gives MDVTIIQFQQHGDSRGNLVAAELGKELPFPVRRVYYIYGVKGAQRRGFHAHKALNQVLIAIAGSCKILLDNGKEKTVVSLDKPTEGLFIGKDTWREMFDFSENAVLLSLASAEYDESDYIRDYGAFLKYLEEKNK, from the coding sequence ATGGACGTTACGATTATTCAATTTCAACAGCATGGGGATTCCCGCGGCAATCTCGTCGCGGCGGAACTCGGGAAAGAGCTCCCTTTCCCCGTTCGACGCGTTTATTATATTTACGGAGTCAAAGGCGCGCAACGCAGAGGCTTTCACGCGCATAAAGCGTTAAATCAAGTTTTGATCGCGATCGCGGGTTCTTGTAAGATTTTGCTGGATAACGGAAAAGAGAAAACCGTCGTTTCGCTTGACAAACCGACGGAAGGTCTTTTTATCGGAAAAGATACTTGGAGAGAAATGTTCGATTTTTCCGAGAACGCAGTCCTTCTTTCGCTCGCTTCCGCGGAGTATGACGAAAGCGATTACATTCGAGACTACGGCGCGTTTTTGAAGTACTTAGAGGAGAAAAACAAATGA
- a CDS encoding (deoxy)nucleoside triphosphate pyrophosphohydrolase, whose product MTGKKRREVVAALIERGDRFMICRRPEGKARAGLWEFVGGKAEEGESLEDALVRECEEEIGVRVKVGSVFASVVHDYADISVHLTIFRASIVSGEPRSMEGNAIAWITPAEIPNYSFCDADIEIMRAIFERGGID is encoded by the coding sequence ATGACGGGAAAAAAGAGGAGAGAGGTCGTCGCCGCGCTGATCGAGCGAGGCGATCGCTTTATGATCTGCCGCCGCCCCGAAGGGAAGGCGCGCGCAGGGCTTTGGGAATTCGTCGGCGGAAAAGCGGAAGAGGGCGAAAGCCTCGAAGACGCGCTCGTCCGCGAATGCGAGGAAGAGATCGGAGTCCGAGTCAAAGTCGGGAGCGTCTTTGCTTCTGTCGTCCACGACTATGCGGATATCTCCGTCCATCTTACGATCTTTCGCGCTTCGATCGTAAGCGGCGAGCCCCGCTCGATGGAGGGAAACGCGATCGCTTGGATCACGCCCGCCGAGATCCCGAATTATTCTTTCTGCGACGCGGATATCGAAATCATGCGTGCGATTTTCGAGAGAGGCGGGATCGATTGA
- a CDS encoding GNAT family N-acetyltransferase has product MKHKISVEGFGYRLRPVKLSDAAFIIAVRLEDAERNKFIHAISPDVSLQEAWIERYFLREGDYYFVVENRITGEGEGLIGVYDVKDGKAEWGRWVVKKDSLAAVESVDLAYRAAFEKIGLDELYCRTVQDNAEVVSFHESIGEKTRGVIENAFEINGATYNAVEQYADREIFYSEIHPLLEKKAAMIFKRNMKLAIGDFEFHHIGVASKDIEKDFSAFSFLGYTRSSAVFEDEEQGIRGVFLEAKGQPRLELLSNLEGRETVSPMLESGNKMYHFGYCVSDVEKALDVFIKAKAKVISPLKPSTYFGKRICFLLMPNLYMVELIEK; this is encoded by the coding sequence ATGAAGCATAAGATCTCGGTCGAAGGGTTCGGCTATCGCTTGCGCCCCGTAAAGCTTTCCGACGCGGCGTTTATCATCGCCGTGCGGCTGGAAGACGCGGAAAGAAACAAGTTTATCCACGCGATCTCTCCGGACGTTTCTTTGCAGGAAGCGTGGATCGAGCGCTATTTTCTTCGCGAAGGAGATTATTATTTCGTCGTCGAGAATCGGATCACGGGCGAGGGCGAAGGTTTGATCGGCGTCTATGACGTCAAAGACGGAAAAGCAGAGTGGGGCAGATGGGTCGTCAAAAAAGATTCGCTCGCCGCGGTCGAAAGCGTCGACCTCGCGTATCGCGCCGCGTTTGAAAAGATCGGATTGGACGAGCTGTATTGCAGAACCGTTCAGGATAACGCGGAAGTCGTCTCTTTCCATGAAAGCATCGGAGAGAAAACGCGCGGCGTCATCGAAAACGCTTTCGAGATCAACGGAGCGACCTATAACGCGGTCGAACAGTACGCGGACAGAGAAATTTTCTATTCCGAGATCCATCCCCTTTTGGAAAAAAAGGCGGCGATGATCTTCAAAAGAAATATGAAACTCGCGATCGGAGATTTCGAGTTTCATCATATCGGCGTCGCGTCCAAAGATATAGAGAAGGATTTTTCGGCGTTCTCTTTCTTGGGTTACACGCGTTCGAGCGCCGTTTTCGAAGACGAGGAGCAGGGAATCCGAGGCGTCTTTTTGGAAGCGAAGGGGCAGCCGAGGCTGGAACTTCTATCCAATCTCGAAGGGCGGGAGACCGTCTCTCCGATGCTCGAATCGGGGAATAAAATGTATCATTTCGGATACTGTGTGTCCGACGTTGAAAAGGCGTTGGACGTTTTTATCAAAGCGAAGGCGAAAGTGATTTCGCCCTTGAAACCGTCGACATATTTCGGAAAAAGGATATGCTTCCTTCTTATGCCGAATCTGTACATGGTGGAACTCATCGAGAAGTAA
- a CDS encoding HAD-IIIC family phosphatase: MFELQSFVLGKTPSRRQLLEYAPISRNAVKVCVYRNHSFELVEHTIGAFLDFAGLKANFVYSDYDDSLSFIDLPPDADLLILWLDLARYKIASVETFVNERIAALKTSFKKPVLLVPVGGAIKASVPTLDLSELQKELGDRFFDERLESATGTRLSSAALILIAKELGLRYIPALTLSPLKGIVVDLDNTLYEGVLGEDGADGVRLTDGHKKLQSFLKEKAENGWFVCVASKNDERDVFDLFEKRKDFPLKRSDFTMICASWSEKSESVKKILKALNVGADSLLFVDDNAGEVSSMAAAYPQMKTLLASSDGEETYRMLSFYPGLMKFAIGSDDKIRKADVQSNALRNEMQAKFSKEDYIRSLEMKIVFSVDAVDSAPRIAELANKTNQFIFNYKRYKQDEVLSLMSGKDSVVVSAKLSDKLSDSGTVGVVAGKKIGDGSFDLEECFVSCRALGRGIDDILVLGMIRTAMKEVGADRLIVRFQKGERNLPAETFVEKYLKKFVNASKAFAFDRDDSLVQIEIIKGR; encoded by the coding sequence ATGTTTGAATTGCAGTCGTTCGTTTTAGGCAAGACGCCGTCGAGAAGGCAGCTTCTCGAATATGCGCCGATATCTCGAAACGCAGTGAAGGTTTGCGTGTATCGCAATCACTCCTTTGAACTGGTCGAGCATACGATCGGTGCTTTTTTGGATTTCGCGGGGCTGAAAGCCAATTTCGTTTACAGCGATTACGACGACAGCTTGTCCTTTATCGATCTTCCGCCCGACGCGGATCTGTTGATCCTGTGGCTCGATCTTGCGCGCTATAAGATCGCGTCCGTCGAAACCTTCGTAAACGAGCGTATCGCCGCTTTGAAAACGTCTTTCAAGAAACCGGTGTTGCTCGTCCCCGTCGGAGGCGCGATCAAAGCATCCGTTCCGACGCTCGATCTTTCCGAGCTGCAAAAAGAACTCGGAGACCGTTTCTTTGACGAAAGGCTCGAAAGCGCGACGGGAACGAGGCTTTCTTCCGCGGCGTTGATCCTAATCGCGAAGGAACTCGGTTTGCGCTATATTCCCGCGCTTACGCTTTCTCCTTTGAAAGGCATCGTCGTCGATTTGGATAACACGCTTTACGAGGGCGTCCTCGGGGAGGACGGAGCGGACGGCGTTCGATTGACCGACGGGCATAAGAAATTGCAGTCGTTTTTGAAAGAAAAGGCGGAAAACGGTTGGTTCGTTTGCGTCGCTTCCAAAAACGACGAAAGGGACGTTTTCGATCTTTTTGAAAAACGCAAAGATTTCCCGTTGAAGAGATCCGACTTTACGATGATTTGCGCTTCTTGGAGCGAGAAATCCGAATCCGTCAAAAAAATCCTCAAAGCGTTGAACGTCGGCGCGGACAGCCTTTTGTTTGTGGACGATAACGCGGGAGAGGTCTCCTCTATGGCGGCAGCGTATCCTCAAATGAAGACGCTCCTTGCTTCCTCGGACGGAGAAGAAACCTATCGGATGCTTTCTTTTTATCCCGGTCTGATGAAATTCGCGATCGGTTCGGACGACAAGATCCGAAAGGCGGACGTTCAGTCCAACGCGTTACGGAATGAAATGCAGGCGAAGTTTTCCAAGGAAGATTATATCCGTTCGCTTGAAATGAAGATCGTCTTTTCCGTGGACGCCGTCGATTCGGCGCCGCGTATCGCGGAACTCGCGAATAAGACGAATCAATTCATTTTCAATTATAAGCGTTATAAGCAGGATGAAGTCCTTTCGCTGATGAGCGGGAAGGATTCCGTCGTCGTCTCGGCGAAACTTTCGGATAAACTTTCCGACAGCGGCACCGTCGGCGTCGTCGCGGGCAAAAAGATCGGCGACGGATCGTTTGATCTCGAAGAGTGTTTCGTCAGCTGCCGCGCGCTCGGCAGAGGAATCGACGATATCCTCGTCCTCGGAATGATCCGAACGGCGATGAAAGAAGTCGGCGCGGATCGACTTATCGTGCGCTTTCAAAAGGGCGAACGGAATCTCCCCGCGGAAACGTTCGTCGAAAAATACTTGAAAAAATTCGTAAACGCTTCGAAGGCGTTTGCGTTCGATCGGGACGATTCTCTCGTTCAAATCGAAATAATCAAAGGAAGGTAA
- the galK gene encoding galactokinase — protein sequence MNFEYAVSAAGRVNIIGEHVDYCGGKVFPAALSLKNTIYIRRAEGKSIELNWTDLPDKVVLDLTDLERYKTVKHASYFAACAYVLQKIGVDVPGAVVLSDCTVPFGSGLSSSAAIEVSFIAALLVLAGVRKTPVEIALLAQRAEREFVGADCGIMDQYASACGKKDHALLLSCDTLSCKEVPLRLGDYALVLANTNKPHSLIGGKYGERRAETARAFELLKNRTGAPCLAAVTKEELEANKEVLPELLYRRAKHVVEEVARVEQAAVAMETGDLAALGGLVKASHASLRDLFEVTGKELDSLAAAANDFGGCLGSRMTGGGFGGSTVSIVKRSEIARFEKEVGARYEKEIGYPASFYVAEIADGLKIERL from the coding sequence ATGAATTTCGAGTACGCGGTTTCCGCCGCGGGCAGGGTGAATATCATCGGCGAGCACGTCGACTATTGCGGAGGGAAGGTCTTCCCCGCCGCGCTCTCTTTGAAGAACACGATCTATATTCGGCGGGCGGAAGGAAAGTCGATCGAACTGAATTGGACGGATCTTCCGGATAAGGTCGTTCTCGATCTGACCGACCTCGAACGATATAAAACCGTGAAGCACGCGTCCTACTTCGCGGCTTGCGCCTACGTCTTACAAAAGATCGGCGTGGACGTCCCCGGAGCGGTCGTTTTATCCGATTGCACCGTCCCGTTCGGAAGCGGTTTGTCGTCGTCCGCCGCGATCGAGGTCTCGTTTATCGCCGCGCTCCTCGTCCTTGCGGGCGTTCGGAAGACTCCCGTCGAGATCGCGCTTCTCGCGCAGAGGGCGGAGCGGGAGTTCGTCGGCGCGGATTGCGGCATCATGGATCAGTACGCATCGGCTTGCGGCAAAAAGGATCACGCGCTTTTGTTATCTTGCGACACGCTTTCCTGCAAAGAAGTTCCGCTTCGCCTCGGCGACTATGCGCTCGTCCTCGCGAACACGAATAAACCGCATTCCCTGATCGGCGGGAAGTACGGCGAACGCAGAGCGGAAACGGCGCGTGCGTTCGAGCTTTTGAAGAACCGCACGGGCGCGCCTTGTCTCGCCGCCGTAACGAAAGAAGAACTCGAAGCGAATAAAGAGGTTTTGCCCGAGCTTTTATACAGGAGAGCGAAGCACGTCGTCGAAGAAGTCGCGCGCGTCGAACAAGCCGCGGTCGCGATGGAGACGGGAGATCTCGCCGCCCTCGGCGGGCTCGTCAAAGCGTCGCACGCGTCCTTGCGCGATCTGTTCGAAGTGACCGGCAAGGAACTCGATTCACTCGCGGCGGCGGCAAACGATTTCGGCGGGTGTCTCGGCTCGCGCATGACGGGCGGCGGCTTCGGCGGCTCGACGGTCTCGATCGTCAAAAGGAGCGAGATCGCGCGGTTCGAAAAAGAAGTCGGGGCGCGCTATGAAAAAGAGATCGGCTATCCTGCGAGTTTTTACGTCGCGGAGATCGCGGACGGGTTAAAGATCGAGAGGCTCTGA
- a CDS encoding DegT/DnrJ/EryC1/StrS family aminotransferase, producing MKVPFQSFVKMHEAIRPELTAKFNAVMDRNYFIMGEEHKNFEKDFASYVGAKFALGCGNGLDALHIILKALGVGEGAEVIVPSDTYIATALAVSYAGARPVFVEPKAGTFNIDPEKIEEKITEKTKAIMVVHLYGRPADMDPIMAIAKKRGLFVIEDCAQAHGAKYKGQKVGTFGDAAGFSFYPGKNLGALGDGGAIVTNDEALAKKCTMLRNYGSEIKYQHDYKGFNSRLDEMQAAFLDAKLPHLDDWNDERKRIAARYLEGIENPLITLPLPSDETFDCVWHIFAIRTKERAALEAYLAEKGIGTLKHYPIPMHLQKAYLDLGYKAGDLPLAEEISATELSLPLFIGMSDDEIRYVIDALNAFRV from the coding sequence ATGAAAGTTCCGTTTCAATCTTTCGTAAAAATGCACGAGGCGATTCGCCCCGAACTTACGGCGAAGTTCAACGCCGTGATGGATAGAAACTATTTTATCATGGGAGAGGAGCACAAAAACTTCGAGAAAGATTTCGCATCGTACGTCGGCGCGAAGTTTGCGCTCGGTTGCGGCAACGGGCTTGACGCGCTTCATATCATTTTGAAAGCGCTCGGCGTCGGAGAGGGCGCGGAAGTCATCGTTCCTTCCGATACGTATATCGCGACGGCGCTTGCGGTGTCCTATGCGGGCGCGCGCCCCGTTTTCGTCGAACCCAAAGCGGGGACGTTTAATATCGATCCCGAAAAAATCGAAGAAAAGATCACGGAAAAGACCAAGGCGATCATGGTCGTTCATCTGTACGGGCGTCCCGCCGATATGGATCCGATCATGGCGATCGCGAAGAAACGCGGTTTGTTCGTCATCGAAGACTGCGCGCAGGCGCACGGCGCAAAATATAAAGGGCAAAAAGTCGGGACGTTCGGTGATGCGGCGGGTTTCAGCTTTTATCCCGGGAAAAACCTCGGCGCGCTCGGCGACGGAGGCGCGATCGTGACGAACGACGAAGCGCTCGCGAAAAAATGCACGATGCTCCGCAACTACGGTTCGGAGATCAAATATCAACACGATTACAAGGGTTTCAATTCCCGCTTGGACGAAATGCAAGCGGCTTTCTTGGACGCGAAACTCCCGCATCTCGACGATTGGAACGACGAGCGTAAAAGAATCGCCGCGCGCTATCTCGAAGGAATCGAAAACCCGTTGATTACCCTCCCGCTTCCGAGCGACGAAACGTTCGATTGCGTTTGGCATATTTTCGCGATCCGCACTAAGGAAAGAGCCGCGCTCGAAGCCTATCTCGCGGAAAAGGGAATCGGGACGTTGAAGCACTATCCGATCCCGATGCATCTTCAAAAAGCCTATCTCGATCTCGGCTACAAGGCGGGCGATCTTCCGCTTGCCGAAGAGATCTCCGCCACGGAGCTCAGTTTGCCTTTGTTTATCGGTATGTCGGACGACGAGATCCGCTACGTTATCGACGCGTTAAACGCATTTAGGGTTTAA